One Lytechinus pictus isolate F3 Inbred chromosome 11, Lp3.0, whole genome shotgun sequence genomic window, ccagacaacctgcgtgccaatctTTGGCGCGATCGCGTGgccaacggccgagatctcaattTATATGaacatatgaactcccaaaagaccccggcctagatagggttaaaggggaagttcaccctgaagaaattTTTGTGgtaaaaattgcagaaaaaattattttaaatattggtgacggtttgaggaaaatctgtttaagatcaagaaagttattagaatttcaagttttggatttgtgacctTTAATGAGCAGGTGCCCATAtgttatataatataaaatgcatgaatttcatttttgtaatggTTCCTGATTActtatttatgttttctattcatgatcgggtgtgaaatgatttgtctattgatttacaaaaggtacagtaaaaaccattctcaattttctgagaaaatgacatttcattgattttttaccattcgctatgtaggaatgctgctcgcatatgacatcacaaatcaaataattagaattctaataacttttaacTCGGATGGATTCTTTTCAAACCTTCggcaacattttttattattttttctgctatttcttacaataaactttttgtcagggtgaacttcccctttaagtttatACTACGTACAACAAAGGCCagataagttttttttcttttttgcatattaatatcaaatacttgtgaaacacccccctcgTATGCTCTTCTCAAAACCAATTATAATTTGTgcaatcacttatttatctcaATTCTCTGAATCTCCCAATTATAAgtgttgcaattgattgcaacttaTTATCTCAAGTCTCTGAATCCCCCAATTATAAGTGTTGCAATCGATTGCTACTTATTATCTCAATTCTCTGAATCCCCCAATTATAAGtgttgcaatcgattgcaacttATTATCTCAATTCTCTGAATCCCCCAATTATAAGtgttgcaatcgattgcaacttATTATCTCAATTCTCTGAATCCCCCAATTATAAGTGTTGCAATCGATTACAACTTATTATCTCAATTCTCTGCATCCCCCAATTATAAGtgttgcaatcgattgcaacttATTATCTCAATTCTCTGAATCCCCCAGTTATAAGtgttgcaatcgattgcaacttATTATCTCAATTCTCTGAATCCCCCAATTATAAGtgttgcaatcgattgcaacttATTATCTCAATTCTCTGAATCCCCCAATTATAAGtgttgcaatcgattgcaacttATTATCTCAATTCTCTGAATCCCCCAATTATAAGTATTGAAATCGATTGCAACTTATCTCAATTCTCTGTATCTCCCAATTATAAGTGTTGTAATCGATTGTAACTTATCTCAATTCTCCGAATCCCCCAATTATAAAtgttgcaatcgattgcaacttATTATCTCAATTCTCTGATTCCCCCAATTATAAGtgttgcaatcgattgcaacttATTATCTCAATTCTCTGAATCCCCCAGTTATAAATGTTGCAATCGATCGCAACTTATTATCTCAATTCTCTGAATCCCCCAATTATAAGTGTTGTAATCGATTGTAACTTATCTCAATTCTCCGAATCCCCCAATTATAAAtgttgcaatcgattgcaacttATTATCTCAATTCTCTGATTCCCCCAATTATAAGtgttgcaatcgattgcaacttATTATCTCAATTCTCTGAATCCCCCAATTATAAGtgttgcaatcgattgcaacttATTATCTCAATTCTCTGATTCCCCCAATTATAAAtgttgcaatcgattgcaacttATTATCTCAATTCTCTGATTCCCCCAATTATAAGtgttgcaatcgattgcaacttATTATCTCAATTCTCTGAATCCCCCAATTATAAGTATTGAAATCGATTGCAACTTATCTCAATTCTCTGTATCTCCCAATTATAAGTGTTGTAATCGATTGTAACTTATCTCAATTCTCTGTATCTCCCAATTATAAAtgttgcaatcgattgcaacttATTATCTCAATTCTCTGATTCCCCCAATTATAAGtgttgcaatcgattgcaacttATTATCTCAATTCTCTGAATCCCCCAATTATAAGTATTGAAATCGATTGCAACTTATCTCAATTCTCTGTATCTCCCAATTATAAGtgttgcaatcgattgcaacttATTATCTCAATTCTCTGATTCCCCCAATTATAAGtgttgcaatcgattgcaaatttATAATAGATTTTGGTCCATTGCTAGCAATAAAAGTTTGAAGTGTTGCAAGAAACCTCCAATTGATCGCAAGACAACTTTAGGACcctaaataaattgaatgtcaCGCATATTTCATTGCAATATCGCATATGAATTGATTTGCTTTAGTTTaaattgatctatcacttgtaaatttgcatctgaaatttgaaattaattgcaaatattttcttggaacACCCCCTTATAGAAAAAATCCTTCTTTTAATCAAGCATATTTGTAAGTCTATGACAGACCATgtacaaaaattacaattaaatgtACATTTAAACGTTGTTCTCTATGTTAAACCACTGaagtttaatttgattttaattcttGACTAGCCAGCATGTAGCTCGGTAGTTCTCAATAAGTTTTTTCTTGGAGTCCCACATTTGTTATGGGACGCTTGTACTGTGGTACTCCCCAAAACACATAGCGAGTAAAGCGTCACGATGTGGGGTACCAATGGGCAGGCTTAAGGATCTCCGGCGggtctctgccccccccccccccccccaccgcgcCTAATATGAGGCCTTTCAATTGTATACAACATAAATACAAATTCACCACAtagattatgaaaaaaattattttcatcacaGCTTGCATGCGCCACTGTGTGGCGTCTGATGCGCCACAAGTGGTGCATGCACCGACAATGAAGAACCCCTGGTGGTAGACttataaattgaaaatatgtcatACCTTGTATATATAGTCATGGTTGCCACTTCAAGGAATATGCGACTGCTTTAATGTTGCAGTTCTCTCTCATAAAAAAGTAGTTTATGGAGGGGAAGGGGCACCTGAAAGCTCCTAAACAGTCTGCTATGAAATAAAGTATGTATTTCCTCAAgaaaaaagtaattgttttgacCGTCTATCATTTGATTGAAATATTCTATGTGCTTCAGAAATGGATATGTTGAGATAAAAGTTTGGATAAaagcaaaatgagtaaaaatgagaaaaaatattggtaaaggtttgaTAAAAAATCAGCAATGAATGAGAGAagtaaggttttttttttttttcatttttaattgtggtgactaaaaatatgtttgaaataGAAATGTGTATAAAATGATGTGTCAAATTATGTGTCGGATGATATATTGAGTGTAAAGTGGGCTTGACCTTTGAAATGTGTAAACTGTCATTCATTATTTGACTTGTTTTCTTCTGGAACTCAATAGCACCTGTGCATGAAGCATATAAGCAATGGAGAGTCTAGAcgtcaaatttttaaagggatactccaggctgaagttATTCATATCTAAACAAATAGAGTAatattcacaaagcaaaatgctgaaaatttcataaaaatctgataacaaataacgaagttattgaatttaaagatttgtttattctggtgaaacagttctaggcatgtcttcatgaatattcattaggtgggccgaTGAAGACATGaagtcacatccccactttcctgtttcttatgttattacatgaaatcataattgtgaaaacgatgtgtctccattatgatgaaataagttgcagcaataaataactaatgcactaaatcagttgtcgatccaatttttttagttctggtaaaaaatgtttaatacctaatttcatataataaaatacaaaggaacaagtggggatatgacatcatcagcccacctaatgaatattcatgaagacatgcctaaaactgtttcaccggaataatgcaaacctttaaattcaataacttcgtaaTTTAtcatccgattttcatgaaattttctgcatttttctttgtaaattttactatttttattgagatataaatatcttcagctcggagcatccctttaatgctAATTACGGAAAAATGAGGTTTCTAAAGATGGTATATAATGGACACTCGCTGTATGGATGTAAGAGAAGATCATTGCACTATCCAGGAAACGAGGACATAAATGACAGGAAGTCCAAAGTCCAGATCGTGGAATTCCCAAAGCATTCAGTTTTGAAAGAGAATGGCATTTCTCATGCAATTAGTTTGGATCTCATAATTTctattttggttttttttttcccccaagatTCCTAGATTTTTTTATTGAGAGATTTAGATGAAAGCCAATATCCGCTGATTGATTGAGGACCATCTTAAAATATATCGacggtcaagaagtaaaaaggCAGCAACAGGATCCTGACCGGATAAAACCCAAATCGAAGCTAAAGGAGCAATTTGAGTTAGCACACGCGAGTGGTTGTAAGCTTCTGTCGACCGTGATTTTATAAAGTATCTGTCAATGCCAGTGTATCTAATATTTGAAGATTCCATCCCATAACATTAATGATACTGTTGGCTGCTatcccaatgttttttttacttggaaTCCAAAACTGGAACTCTAAAAATGGAAAGCACATCGCCTATTCACCTTCCTGTCATATTGGTGATATTGACTGATGTCACGAGTTGTTTCGAAAATTCAATGTTGGAAACGTGCCATAAAATGGCAACTGCCTTCCATTCACCCATCTCATCTGAATGAAATGCCTCTTCTAAATAGTCACGCATCCACCAAGATTTCATACGCTGCAGTCTTACAGAATGGAAAATAGGTTACTGGTTAATTCGAAAAAGAGACCTTGACCACTAGACGAGAAAATTCTATTTGAATCCATAAAGATGGCAGAAACAAATGGAGCATCACCACAAACACCACAAGGTGAAAGTGATTGCGTTCCCCGACTAAGTACTGCAATTGCGGATAACCACGAcctgcatgatgatgatgatatcagTGATTATGGACTAAAAAGATTGTTTGAATTCTCCATACCAGTGTGTACCACATTTTCTGACATGTCGGGGGATGATTCTGGACAGTCGTGTGCTACAGATGGATCCTACTGTATGAATCGCGAAGACCTAGAGGGGATATCCCTGTTTGAATCCAGAGAGACGGTAGAAGCATCACAACAGCCGCAATGTAGAATATGCCTTGACAAACTTAAGGATGGCAGACGTCTAGCGTGCGACCATTGCTTCTGTCGAACCTGTCTGGAAGATCACCAGAAGTCCAACTGCCCCGAAGGCAATGTAACCTGTCCTTTGTGCCGTCGGGACACCGACTTAGAAGAAGGACAGGTGGAGGGTTTACCAGCTGTACATGACAGTTTGTGCATTACCCAACTAACTACCGCCATCGAAGATCATCATGACCTCGACAAAGACAATGCCAGTGATTATGGATTGGAAAGACTGTTTGAATACTCCATACCAGTTTGCACCATGTGTCCTGATGCAGATGATGCAGGGGATGCGTCCGGAGAGTCCTGTGCCATGGCCGTCTCCTATTGCAGAGACTGCGAAGAATATATGTGTGATTTGTGCCTGTCGGGCCACAAGAGAATGAGCAAACTTTTCATGGGACATACACTTGTGTCAGTTCAGGATGCACGAAGTGGCAGTTCTCCGATTGGAGCTGAGAGATGTAATGTACACAAGATGGAGACGATAAATTTCTATTGCGGAAAGTGTGATGTGTTTGTCTGTCAGAAGTGTGTCGTTGCTGAGCATGATATTCGCAATATCCTCAAAGGAGATGATATCAGGTTAGAAAGAAGACAAAACATTGATGCTCTTACGGTGCAAGTAAACAAAAAGAGAGCAGACATGCAGAGATACATCAAGAACATTGAAGGAAAGAGGCGAGTCATTAAGCAGGTACTCAGTAAGGTATTGGAAGAAATAACAGAGGCTTATGAAGCTGTTGTGCGATGTCTGGAAGAACGAAAGACAATGCTAGTGGAGGGTGTACGTCGAGTGGAGCATGAATGTGATGACGAAATAAATGATATGAGGGACAATGTGAGATGTAGAATAGTAAATCTATCCAGGTCCTGCAAAATATTAGAACAGGGAAGACATGGATGCCTGGAAGCCGATGCATTGCAAGCACACATTTGTCTTTGTGAGGAAATAAAGACCAAACTAAATGTGAACTGTGAAACAAACCGAACCGAGGGGACTCTGGACAGGCTGCAGCGCAATGCAAATGCTGTCAAGTTTACCAGGGTGAATAATCGAATTGTTTTCGGCCACTTACAAACAAGTGCAGCTGAAGCCGAACAGCCATTGCAGATCAACAAGTTAGTTTCTTTAGCTTTACTGGACGATGGTGATGAAAAAGATAATCACAGAGAAAGTAACCCTCTGCACGTGTCGAACGACAATGATCATTGCGCTGATGCATGCAACACCCTGGTTAGTTTTATGAATGACATTCCAGTTACCAAAATTACTAAACCCCCGCCGTTTTGGCTTAAGAGACATTGGACAATGATCAAGCTTATCAAGTGCCCCTACTCGGCTCCAACCTGTTTGGCAACTCGATCACCAGAATCTGTAGTTGTTGGATACTGGGACGATCCAGCAACGGAAATGTTTCTAGGTGATCAAGGGCATACAGACTTTCTACCAAGGTACAGTGCCAGGTCAGCGTGTATTTCTTTTCTGCAGAACATCGGCACCGTGATGCTGTACAGGGATAGTCGTATAGTAGTGTACAACCCTGACGGAATTATCACTGATGTCAGGTTTTTGACTATCGGTACCCCATGGTGTCTTGATACCGATGAAAACAACATCTACATCCTTACAAGGTCAGGCAACATCAGTGCCTACCCTTTCTATGGAGGACGTCCACTCCGTACCTTCAACACAGGACTGTCCCCATTTGATATCCACATCGGATGTCAATGCTGTGTTGTCCGATCTGAGACCAAAGTTGTTGTCTTGTCATTACACGACGGTTCAATCATCTGGAAACTGGAGACGGATGACCATCAAGAACGCCGAGTGGCAGTAGACAAAGAAAGTGATATTCTTTATGTCGCAAGTTCACAGCAAGAACTCGATGGTTTATCCGTGTGCCTTCGGAGCTTCAACCTATGCGACGGTTCACCCAGAGACTCCTTTGTGCTTCATGTGGCATCGGGGAATCTGGTAGGCCTCAGTGTGATGTCACCTGTCACACTCGCTCTCTGCACTACCAGCGCTATTTATATCTTCAAGAAAGATTGTCAGCACTAGTTATTACAAAATGTATTAGTTTTCAATGTACAAACAGTTTAACCGATGTAAAGAATTGCATATTAAGTGCATTAACATGTTTCTCATCGAATGATTGGCTTATTAGGCTATTTCTTACAATAACCTCAGAAGCAGTCAACATGGCAGACGGAGATCAGGGTTCAGtgacaaatattttgaataatttttt contains:
- the LOC135155936 gene encoding uncharacterized protein LOC135155936 → MAETNGASPQTPQGESDCVPRLSTAIADNHDLHDDDDISDYGLKRLFEFSIPVCTTFSDMSGDDSGQSCATDGSYCMNREDLEGISLFESRETVEASQQPQCRICLDKLKDGRRLACDHCFCRTCLEDHQKSNCPEGNVTCPLCRRDTDLEEGQVEGLPAVHDSLCITQLTTAIEDHHDLDKDNASDYGLERLFEYSIPVCTMCPDADDAGDASGESCAMAVSYCRDCEEYMCDLCLSGHKRMSKLFMGHTLVSVQDARSGSSPIGAERCNVHKMETINFYCGKCDVFVCQKCVVAEHDIRNILKGDDIRLERRQNIDALTVQVNKKRADMQRYIKNIEGKRRVIKQVLSKVLEEITEAYEAVVRCLEERKTMLVEGVRRVEHECDDEINDMRDNVRCRIVNLSRSCKILEQGRHGCLEADALQAHICLCEEIKTKLNVNCETNRTEGTLDRLQRNANAVKFTRVNNRIVFGHLQTSAAEAEQPLQINKLVSLALLDDGDEKDNHRESNPLHVSNDNDHCADACNTLVSFMNDIPVTKITKPPPFWLKRHWTMIKLIKCPYSAPTCLATRSPESVVVGYWDDPATEMFLGDQGHTDFLPRYSARSACISFLQNIGTVMLYRDSRIVVYNPDGIITDVRFLTIGTPWCLDTDENNIYILTRSGNISAYPFYGGRPLRTFNTGLSPFDIHIGCQCCVVRSETKVVVLSLHDGSIIWKLETDDHQERRVAVDKESDILYVASSQQELDGLSVCLRSFNLCDGSPRDSFVLHVASGNLVGLSVMSPVTLALCTTSAIYIFKKDCQH